The Leadbettera azotonutricia ZAS-9 genome has a window encoding:
- a CDS encoding carbohydrate ABC transporter permease — MKGNFPIKQILKNRNAYIFISPFFILYGLFGLYPTFFALFMSLSRYSPSKGFQRFVGFGNYINIIKDPLFWTSFKNTLWFIVLNVPVQIFFALCLAALFNVPKIRGRKIFQLAFLLPYVTSSVAYSIVFKVLFDSRIGLFNGVLNKLGLPSIPWITDPNWTKITVSIIVIWAWVGYDMLIMLGGLQNIDPELYEAARIDGASGIQSYFHITIPLMRPVIYFVTTTSTIGTFNMFNEPFILFGYTGGVSNAALTMNMYLYSQSFQSFQLSIGAAMSFIIFLFIMIFSMPQVSSTFKSNL; from the coding sequence GTGAAGGGAAATTTTCCAATAAAACAGATTTTGAAAAATAGGAATGCATATATTTTTATTTCCCCATTCTTTATTTTATATGGATTATTTGGATTATATCCTACGTTTTTTGCTTTGTTCATGAGTCTGAGCAGGTATTCACCGTCGAAAGGTTTTCAGCGATTTGTAGGTTTTGGTAATTATATCAATATTATTAAAGATCCTTTATTCTGGACCAGTTTTAAGAATACCCTTTGGTTTATAGTTTTAAATGTTCCAGTTCAGATATTTTTTGCCCTTTGTCTTGCAGCATTATTTAATGTACCTAAAATCAGGGGTCGCAAAATATTTCAGCTTGCTTTTCTACTTCCTTATGTTACTTCCTCAGTAGCTTATAGTATTGTGTTTAAAGTCCTTTTTGATTCTCGTATTGGACTTTTTAATGGAGTATTGAATAAGCTTGGGCTTCCTTCCATACCTTGGATCACCGATCCGAATTGGACAAAAATCACTGTTAGTATTATTGTAATATGGGCTTGGGTTGGTTATGATATGCTTATCATGCTAGGTGGGCTGCAAAATATAGATCCTGAACTTTATGAAGCTGCACGTATAGATGGTGCTTCAGGAATCCAGTCCTATTTCCATATAACTATACCTCTTATGCGTCCGGTAATTTATTTTGTTACTACTACTAGTACCATAGGTACCTTTAATATGTTTAATGAACCATTTATTCTTTTTGGCTATACAGGAGGGGTTAGTAATGCTGCCTTAACCATGAATATGTATCTTTATAGCCAAAGCTTCCAAAGTTTTCAATTATCTATTGGTGCAGCAATGTCTTTCATTATTTTTTTATTTATTATGATTTTTAGTATGCCACAGGTTAGTAGTACTTTCAAATCAAATCTTTAA
- a CDS encoding carbohydrate ABC transporter permease, whose amino-acid sequence MLFPFWFMFIGGFRVTNQIASTHFSFLPENGFRYLSNFNKLFFDSMFPRAFLNTVFVSVLKTIGGLFFASMAGFAFEKFDFPGRRMLFYFVVATMMIPITVTMVPLYVQMSKMGWINTFFPLVFPGMISAYGIFIMRQYIQGVPNEVIYYSKIDGCGDFRTFIFIILPMVQPGLVVLSIILFMTSWNDFMWPMIILNDEKLYTITVTLRLFQSAFHFVDYGTILGGSFISALPMIIIFILLRERLLTGLVAGSVK is encoded by the coding sequence ATGCTCTTCCCCTTCTGGTTCATGTTTATTGGTGGTTTTAGGGTAACCAATCAGATAGCTAGTACCCATTTTTCATTTCTTCCTGAAAATGGTTTTAGATATCTAAGTAATTTCAATAAATTATTTTTTGATTCTATGTTTCCCAGAGCCTTTTTAAATACTGTTTTTGTGTCAGTATTAAAAACTATAGGTGGATTGTTCTTTGCCAGTATGGCAGGTTTTGCCTTTGAGAAATTTGATTTCCCAGGCAGAAGGATGCTTTTTTATTTTGTTGTTGCTACCATGATGATCCCAATTACTGTAACTATGGTTCCTTTATATGTCCAGATGAGTAAAATGGGTTGGATTAATACTTTTTTTCCTCTTGTTTTCCCAGGGATGATTTCAGCTTATGGAATATTTATTATGAGACAATATATCCAGGGAGTTCCTAACGAAGTTATTTATTATTCAAAAATAGATGGATGCGGTGATTTTCGTACTTTCATTTTTATTATACTGCCCATGGTACAACCTGGTCTAGTAGTTTTGAGTATTATTCTCTTTATGACTTCATGGAACGACTTTATGTGGCCTATGATTATTTTGAATGACGAGAAATTGTATACCATAACTGTAACCCTTCGACTCTTTCAAAGTGCTTTTCACTTTGTTGATTATGGGACTATTTTAGGTGGTTCCTTTATAAGTGCTCTACCAATGATTATTATCTTTATTTTATTACGGGAACGTCTGCTTACCGGTCTTGTGGCTGGGAGTGTTAAATAA
- a CDS encoding Gfo/Idh/MocA family protein, whose product MSSFKRVKAALIGCGVISRTYFKNLTTKFHVIELIGCADIIPEKARLCADEFGLKAMTVEEIYNDPSIEIVINTTFPLAHYNVTKAALLAGKNVYTEKMMAVEYSLGEELVKLSNDKGLLFTTAPDTFLGGGWQTVRNIIDIGWIGKPVGVNAICIRSYEDYGSVYSKTKHFVFGYGSGIPFDMGGYYMHAMINLLGPISRVTGFAQIREPIRKYTNPRHPKFGETFELDSTNSMTATLEFKNGTLANLLITSASFGFEKPVFEIYGTEGALILFDPNDFSGEIKLRRNTMSEYNIISSIFPYNDDNRGIGVADMAYALLENRKPRVDASLGLHALEAMHGVVGCAKDNLTHIMKTTVERPEPLPLIHADGETYENILRS is encoded by the coding sequence ATGAGTTCTTTTAAACGTGTTAAGGCGGCATTGATTGGTTGTGGAGTAATAAGTAGGACTTATTTTAAGAATCTTACGACAAAATTTCATGTAATAGAATTAATTGGTTGTGCTGATATAATTCCTGAGAAAGCAAGGCTATGTGCAGATGAATTTGGTCTTAAGGCTATGACGGTAGAAGAGATATACAACGACCCATCAATTGAAATCGTTATAAATACTACTTTTCCTCTTGCTCATTACAATGTTACTAAAGCAGCCCTTTTAGCAGGTAAAAACGTATATACTGAAAAAATGATGGCTGTTGAATATTCTTTGGGAGAAGAATTGGTAAAATTATCAAATGATAAAGGGCTATTATTTACTACCGCCCCCGATACTTTTTTAGGTGGTGGGTGGCAAACGGTTCGCAACATTATTGATATTGGATGGATAGGAAAGCCCGTTGGGGTAAATGCGATTTGTATCCGTAGTTATGAAGATTATGGCTCAGTTTATAGTAAAACTAAGCATTTTGTTTTTGGGTATGGAAGCGGTATACCTTTTGACATGGGTGGTTATTATATGCATGCCATGATAAATTTATTGGGACCTATCTCTAGAGTAACTGGTTTTGCTCAAATTCGTGAGCCAATACGGAAATATACAAATCCCAGGCACCCTAAATTTGGAGAAACTTTCGAACTGGATTCTACAAATTCCATGACTGCTACCCTGGAATTTAAAAATGGAACTCTTGCAAATCTTTTGATCACAAGTGCATCCTTTGGTTTTGAAAAGCCGGTTTTTGAAATTTATGGTACAGAAGGCGCTTTAATATTATTTGATCCCAATGATTTTAGTGGGGAGATAAAATTAAGGCGTAATACGATGTCAGAATATAATATTATTTCTAGTATATTCCCTTATAATGATGATAATCGTGGTATTGGCGTAGCGGATATGGCTTATGCCTTGTTAGAAAATCGAAAACCCCGTGTGGATGCATCATTGGGTTTACATGCTCTTGAAGCTATGCATGGTGTGGTTGGATGTGCGAAGGATAATTTGACACATATCATGAAAACTACAGTTGAAAGACCAGAGCCATTACCTTTAATTCATGCAGATGGTGAAACTTATGAGAATATTTTACGATCATAA
- a CDS encoding sugar phosphate isomerase/epimerase family protein yields MKKGFQMFTVRELLTDKQSMFTVFKKVREIGYDTIQGYLLPFITLKEYKELTDTIGFENCSLDASFEAMRSDPKVINQIINDASFLGVDQISIGTLPMEYRENESGFRKYAQEINVIAKNLKKEGKKLLYHPHALEFFSFGGGFKGIDIILEETDPEGFWFCLDTHWLVGGGVNIVDWLYKVKGRMKTIHYKDYAIIGGAIKIEEIHKRFAEVGEGNIDWEKIIAASKDIGIEYAIVEQDICPGNPLDSLKTSFNNMIKFHV; encoded by the coding sequence ATGAAAAAGGGATTTCAAATGTTTACAGTCCGAGAGCTTTTGACTGATAAACAATCGATGTTTACCGTGTTTAAAAAAGTCAGGGAAATAGGATATGATACAATTCAGGGATATCTATTACCATTTATTACTTTAAAAGAATACAAAGAGTTAACTGATACTATTGGTTTTGAGAATTGTTCATTAGATGCAAGTTTTGAAGCAATGCGTTCGGATCCGAAAGTAATTAATCAAATTATTAATGATGCATCATTTTTAGGGGTTGATCAAATTTCTATTGGCACCTTGCCAATGGAATATAGGGAAAATGAAAGTGGCTTTAGGAAATATGCACAGGAAATTAATGTTATTGCTAAAAATTTAAAAAAAGAAGGTAAGAAATTACTTTATCATCCTCATGCCTTAGAGTTTTTTTCATTTGGTGGTGGTTTTAAAGGAATAGATATTATTTTGGAGGAAACTGATCCAGAAGGTTTTTGGTTCTGCCTTGATACTCATTGGCTTGTTGGTGGTGGTGTGAACATAGTAGATTGGCTTTATAAGGTGAAAGGTCGTATGAAAACTATACATTATAAGGATTATGCAATTATAGGTGGTGCAATTAAAATTGAAGAAATACATAAACGTTTTGCGGAGGTTGGAGAGGGGAATATAGATTGGGAAAAAATTATTGCCGCAAGTAAAGATATTGGTATCGAATATGCGATTGTAGAACAGGATATTTGTCCAGGGAATCCATTAGATAGTTTGAAAACTAGTTTTAATAACATGATAAAATTTCATGTTTAG
- a CDS encoding sugar phosphate isomerase/epimerase family protein: protein MKKSLGIQMYSMRKKLAEVNDPRIVFRKIKEAGYDSVQGDPSHGMTPKQYKNALSDIGLFPLVYPAYIGGAEGGILGILQNPDFVIKGANAFEVKIVEVATILSEYRGSEDDFARFAGLMNLAARPLAKEGIKLLYHNHALEFHRFPSGKTGLDVLVNETDPELVEFCLDIHWMQAGGVDSALWIRKLSGRMSLIHYKDYGIELNVQNAGIAPKTYEAVGEGNINWGPIAEASRDANIIHYVVEQDDSNRDIYDCITSSAKYIRNTLDLID from the coding sequence ATGAAAAAGAGTTTAGGTATTCAAATGTATTCAATGCGCAAAAAACTTGCTGAGGTTAATGATCCTAGAATTGTTTTTAGGAAAATAAAAGAAGCAGGATATGATTCTGTTCAAGGTGATCCAAGTCATGGTATGACTCCCAAACAATACAAAAATGCTCTTTCTGATATTGGGTTGTTTCCATTAGTGTATCCTGCATATATAGGAGGGGCAGAAGGGGGAATATTAGGTATTTTACAAAATCCTGATTTTGTTATCAAAGGAGCGAATGCATTTGAAGTAAAAATAGTAGAAGTAGCGACAATACTTAGCGAATATCGTGGATCTGAAGATGATTTTGCTCGTTTTGCCGGATTGATGAATTTGGCAGCTCGACCGCTTGCAAAAGAGGGAATTAAATTATTATATCATAATCATGCATTGGAATTTCATAGATTTCCAAGTGGTAAAACAGGGCTTGATGTCTTAGTCAATGAGACTGATCCTGAATTGGTTGAATTTTGTCTTGATATTCATTGGATGCAGGCAGGAGGTGTTGATTCAGCTTTATGGATTAGGAAGCTGAGTGGTCGTATGTCGCTGATTCATTACAAAGATTATGGTATTGAATTAAATGTTCAAAATGCTGGTATCGCACCAAAGACTTATGAAGCTGTGGGTGAAGGAAATATAAACTGGGGGCCTATTGCAGAGGCAAGTCGTGATGCAAATATTATACATTATGTTGTTGAGCAAGATGATAGTAACCGAGATATTTATGATTGTATAACATCCAGTGCAAAATATATTCGGAATACACTTGACTTAATTGATTAA
- a CDS encoding aldo/keto reductase, with translation MELKSLTDCFSLNNGVSIPCIGFGTWQTPDGDVTVNAVKSAIDAGYRHIDTAAVYGNEISVGKGIKASGINREKIFVTSKLFNTEHTYERTKVAFNKSLKDLQLDYLDLYLIHWPNPVDFRNKWAESNVETWKAFEEFYNEGRVRAIGVSNFHAHHLDALTKSVKIMPMVNQLRLCPGDIKGEVVKASKERGLFIEAYSPLGGSGEGSLLKAPLLIELAKKYNKSVSQLCVRWCLQCGFLPLPKSTSTDHIKANANVFDFKLSEDDVDQLSHLRGYPDPFPHPDSITW, from the coding sequence ATGGAACTAAAATCGTTAACTGATTGTTTTTCTTTAAATAATGGTGTTTCAATTCCATGTATAGGTTTTGGTACTTGGCAAACACCTGATGGTGATGTCACTGTTAATGCAGTTAAATCAGCAATTGATGCAGGATATCGCCATATTGATACAGCGGCGGTTTATGGGAATGAAATTAGTGTCGGTAAAGGCATTAAGGCAAGCGGTATTAATAGAGAAAAAATTTTTGTAACAAGTAAGCTTTTTAATACTGAACATACATATGAGCGAACTAAGGTTGCTTTTAATAAATCCTTAAAAGATTTACAGCTTGATTATCTTGATCTTTATCTTATCCATTGGCCAAATCCAGTAGATTTTCGTAATAAATGGGCTGAATCTAATGTAGAAACATGGAAAGCATTTGAAGAATTTTATAATGAAGGTCGTGTCCGTGCGATAGGGGTAAGTAACTTTCATGCTCATCATTTAGATGCTTTAACTAAATCTGTTAAGATTATGCCAATGGTTAACCAGCTCCGGTTGTGTCCAGGTGATATTAAGGGTGAGGTAGTAAAAGCCAGTAAGGAACGTGGTTTATTCATAGAAGCTTATAGTCCGTTAGGAGGAAGTGGCGAAGGTAGTCTTTTAAAAGCACCTCTCCTAATTGAACTTGCGAAAAAATATAATAAATCTGTTTCGCAATTGTGTGTACGGTGGTGTTTACAATGTGGGTTCTTGCCTTTGCCAAAATCCACATCTACTGATCATATTAAAGCTAATGCTAATGTGTTTGATTTCAAGTTGTCAGAGGATGATGTTGATCAGTTAAGTCATTTACGAGGATACCCAGATCCATTCCCGCATCCAGATAGTATCACATGGTGA